The Glutamicibacter mishrai DNA window GGCCTTAGCCACATGTCCCGGGGTTGCCACCCAGATCCAGCAGTGAGCCAGTTCCTGCGGAGTCAACGCTTCGGCGACCTCCAGGGTGTTGGCCATCGGGGGCACCAAGTCGGCGCGGGCCATGGAGCCGAGCTCGATTTCCTGGACTCCCAGGCGCAACAGTTCCCGGACGGTCGCGATTTTCTCTTCGGTGCTCAAAAGCTTTCCGGTCAGTTGCAGTCCGTCGCGCAGGGTGACGTCGCGCAGGGTGGCTGCTGGTGTGAAGTTGTAGCTCATGCTTGGCTCGTTTCGCTGCTGATGGCTTTCATGATTTCTTCCGGGCTGTAGCCCAGGAGTGTGCCGAGGACGTCATTGGTATGCTCGCCGAGGTCCGGGCCGAGGTTCCGGATCGGCAGGGAGGCTGTGCCCATCACCGGGACGATCCCGGGGAATCCGACCCCGGGGAGCACCTCCTCGCCGGTGGATACGTCGAAGTTCTGGATCATATTGCGGGCCTGGTACTGGGGCTCGTTGACGATATCCTCGGCCGTGTAAATGGGGCCGGCCGGAACGCCTGCGGCATCCAGTACGGCTAATGCATCTGCGGAGTCCAGGGTGCCGCTCCAGGCGCCGATGGCCTGGTCGAGCATTTCGCGCTGTTCCCATCGCTGGGCGTTGGATTGCAGGTTCTCGTCGTTGGCCAAATCGGGGCGGCCGATGGCTTCCATGTACCTGCGGTAGATCCCATCGCCGTTGCCGGCCACCACGATGCTTGCCCCGTCGGCGCACAGATAGGCGTTGGACGGGGCGATGCCTTCCATCCGTCCTCCGGTGCGGGTCCGGGATTCGCCGTAGGCGCCCTGGTCGGGGATCAGCGATTCCATCATGGAGAACATGGCCTCGTGCAAGGCGACGTCGATGATCCGGTGGTCCAGTGGCAGGGGATTATCGCCTGTGCTCTTGCGGTCGCGTTCGAAGAGGGCCATCACGGCTCCGAATGCGGCGTAGAGCCCGGCGATGGAGTCGCCGATGGAGACGCCCACGCGGACCGGGGCGCGGTCGGGGTCGCCGACCAGGTTGCGGAAACCGCTGAAGGCTTCGGCCACGGCGGCGAATCCCGGGCGTTCGGATAGCGGGCCGGTTTGGCCGAAGGCCGAGATCCGGGTGATCACCAGGTTCGGGTTCGCCGCGCTGAGCTCCTCTGGTCCGAGCCCCCATTTCTCCAGGGTTCCGGGCCGGAAGTTTTCCAGCAGCACGTCGCATTCGCGCACCAGATCGAGGACCGCGGCCCGCCCGGCGTCGCTGCGCAGGTCGAGCACCACGGATTTCTTGTTCCGGTTGATCGTGCGATAGAGCATGGAGACGCTGCCCTTTTTCAGGCGCCAGTTGCGCAGTTCGTCGCCGGTTTTGGGGCGTTCGACCTTGATGACTTCGGCTCCGAAGTCCGCCAGCAGGCGTCCGGCGGTGGGCGCTGCGATGTAGTTGCCCAGCTCCAGAACTCGGATGCCTTCCAGCGGGGCGATGGCCTTGGCGGCTCGATCTTGGTGGCTCATATGTAGCTCCTTGTCAGGTGGCTGGGATCAGATGAAGATGCTCATGACCAGAACGAGCCCCAGAGCGATCACCGAGGCGACAGAAACGCCGACGGTCACCGACTTCAGGGCGCCTCGAACGGTTTGGCCCAGCAGGGATTGCAGCAGCCAGAATGTATTGGAGGTTACGTGGATCATGAACAGCGAGCCGGCGCCGGCGGCCAGCGCGATGAGCACCGGGTCCAGTCCCAGTGCCGGGGCGATCGGTGCGAGCATGCCGGCGGCGGTGATCGCCGAGAGCGTCACCGAGCCCACGGCGATGTGCAGCACCGCGGCAATCACCCAGACGACCACCAGTGGTGCCACTGCGCTGGCACTGAAGAATCCGCCGAGGATATCTCCCAGTCCGGCGGCGGCCACGGTAGCTGCCAGCGAACCGCCAGCGCCGGTGAGCAACAGGATCTGTCCGCTTTCCTTGAAGCCGGTGCTGATCGCGTCCTCCACGCCCTTTTGGCCGATGGCACCGCGTGCCACGATGGTGGTGCCGATCAGGCCGATGAGCAGGGCGACCACGGGGTTGCCCAGCAGTTCCAGCACGCCGTTCTGGAACTTGGCGATTTCGGCGATCGCGCCGGCGGCAATGAGGATTAGCGAAAGCAGCAGGGGAGCGAAGAGCAGCAGCAGCGAGGTTTCGCGCTTGCCTTCGGGGCCAACGGCCAGCTTCACCGCACCGGGATCGGCCTGTGGCTGCTGGCCCTCGTCAATGCCAACGCTGCCACGGGCGGGCTCGTTCGGGGTGCTCTGCGGGTAGTCATCTTCCTCGAAGACATTCTGCTCGTCGCGCGCTGGCTTCCAGAACCCGCGGCGGAACAAGAAGGACATGATCAGCACCGCCAGCAGGACCGTTGGCACCACCAGGAGCAGGCCGCAGATCAGCATCTTGCCCAGCGATACGCCCAGCACGCCGGCTACCGCCAAGGCGCCGACGCCGGGAACCATGAAGATGATGCCGCACTCCAGAGAAATGGCCATGGCCGTGGCCAGCCGGGCGGTGCCCATCGGACCGATCTTGGTGGCCATGCGACGTGCCAGCGGGGCCGAGATGACGATCAGGACGTCAACGAAAATCGACTGCAGCACGGTGCTCATGGCTACCGCCATGGAGTACGGCAGGGCCTTGGGTCCGAACACCGAGAGCAGGCGTTCGACCAGGCGGCGGATGGCGCCGACCTCGTTGAGGATGGATCCCATCAGCACGCCGAAGGCGATGAGCAGGCCGACCTCCATCATGATGTCGCCGAAGCCCTTGGTGATGGTCTCGATGGTCTTGCTGATGCCAAGTTGCGTGCTCAGTCCCAGATACAGGGAGCCGAGGATCAGCCCGATGACGGGGTTGACCTTGAATTTGACGATCAGCAGCACCGTGGCGAGCACGGCCACGGCGGTGTTTATCAGAATCGCTGTATCTGACATGGGGATCCGATCTTCGTTGATAACGGGTAGACGTGAGCTGGGTCACGAAACTCTGATTCATAGTATGAGTTGCAACCCACGATGTAAACTTCATGTCGCTATTAAGTCATTGGCGATCGGCAGGCGTTTGCGCTTAACCGCAGCGGGCCCCGCAGCAACAAGCTGCGGGGCCCGCCGGGGCGCGTGTTCAGAGTGGTTATGATTTCAGCGAAGGGAAGTCCGTATCCCGGTATTCCTTGCCCGCTGGTTCGCCGCCATTAAAACGGCGCTCCTCGGCCTGGCGCAATTCCACGCGGCGGATCTTGCCCGAAATGGTTTTGGGCAACTGGGCGAACTCGATGCGCCGCACCCGCTTGAAGGCCGAGAGGTGCTCGCGGCAATGCGCCAAAATCGACTCCGCGAGTTCGGGGCCGGGCTGCGCGTTGGTCGTGGGAACGATATAGGCCTTCGGCACGCTCAAGCGCAATTCATCCGGGGCTGGCACCACTGCTGCCTCGGCCACCCCGGGATGCTCGATCAACACGGATTCCAGCTCGAAGGGGCTGATCTTGTAGTCGCTGGACTTGAATACGTCATCGGCGCGGCCCACGTAGGTCAAGACAGCGCGTTCGTCCCGTTCGGCGATATCCCCGGTGTGGTAGACCCCGTCACGGAAGACCTCTGCGGTCTTCTCCGGATTCTCGAAGTAGCCCTTCATCAGCCCCAGCGGGCGGGGATCGGTCACCAGGCAGATTTCGCCCAGATCCCCAACCTCGCCGGTAGCCGGGTCGCGCAGCACGATGTTGTAGCCGGGCATCTCGCGTCCCATGGCGCCGATGGTGATCGGCACTCCCGGCGGATTGGCGATCTGCACCGTGGTTTCGGTCTGGCCAAAGCCGTCGCGGATGACCTGGCCCCAGGATTTCTGCACCTGGTCGATGACTTCGGCATTCAGCGGTTCGCCGGCGGAGACCAGCTTCTTCGGCGGATTCTTCAAAGCGCTCAGATCCGCCTGGATCAGCAGGCGCCACACGGTCGGCGGAGCGCAGAAGCTGGTGACCTTTTCGGTGTCCATCTGGTTCATCAGCGCGATCGGATCGAAGCGGTCATAGTTGTAGAGGAATACGGTGGCTTCGGCGATCCACGGCGCGAACAGATTCGACCACGCGTGCTTGGCCCAGCCCGGGGAAGCGACATTCAGATGCACATCGCCTGGTTCCAGCCCGATCCAGAACATCGTGCTCAAATGCCCCACCGGGTACGAAGTGTGGGTGTGCTCCACCAGCTTCGCCTTGGAAGTGGTTCCGGAAGTGAAATAGCGCAGCAGCGTTTCGTCGGCGCGCGTGGGGGAGTCCAGCTGGAATTCGGCTTCGGCGTTGTAGGACTGCGCGAAGTCGAGGATCCCATCCGCGGTGCTGCCACCGATCTGGATCAGCGTGTAGTCGCCGGGCACCGTCTCGAATTTCTGGATCTCGCCCTGGTTGGTGATCACCCACTGGATATGCCCGCGCTCGATGCGATCGGCCAGGTCCGTGGGGGTCAGCTGCGTGGTGCAGGGGATCAGGATCGCCCCGAGCTTGATGCCGGCCAGCATCGATTCCCAGAGCTCGACCTGGTTGCCGAGCATCACTGCGATCGTATGGCCTCGGGCCACGCCCTGATCACTGAGCCAGCGCGCGAGCTGCGTGGAGCGCTGTGAGAGCTCGGCCCAACTGTGGCGTGTGGAGCTGCCGTCGCGTTCGGTGATGATCAGTGCCGGCGTATCGGCTCGTTGCGGATCCTTGGCCACTTGGTCGAACCAGTCGAAGCCGAAGTTGAACTCGCTGAACTCGGGCCAGCGGAATTCTTCCCGCGCCGCCTCGTAGTCCTCGCGCAATTCCAGGAGCCGATCTCGGGCTGCTCTGAATTCATCGGTAACGCTCACAACTAACCTTCCGTCGCTGGGACTAGGGCACCCCACATCATCGTGAGGCAGATCACTTGCCAATATACTTTGAAGTCCAAGGGTTTGAAAGTGCAATTGGCGCCAAACTGTTGAATCGGATGATGCCACGCGTATTTAATAAGTGCATGACTCAAATGCCCAAGGTGCTCGTCTGTGGTCCATCCAGCTGGAATCAGCTCGTTGAGCTCGACCGCTTGCCCGACCCTCGGCCTCAGCAGCTATCCGCCCGCAACGATTGGTACACCGTGGGTGGAACCTCCGCGGGCAAAGCGCTGCACTTGAGTTCCTTGGGTGTTGCGACGACGCTCTTCACGCCGCTGGCCAACGATGAGCCGGGGCGCCTGCTGCGACAGGTGCTCGGTGGCGCGGGCGTCAACCTGCAAGCGATTTCCAGCGTGAGCACCGAGCGGCATATTAACCTCATGGCTGGCGGGCAACGCGTATCCATCTATCTGGCAACGCCCTCAGCTGTCGAGGACGCGGATGCTGATGCCCTCTGCGCGGCCATTGGGGAAGCTGACCTGGCAGTGGTTGACCTGAGCGAGTTGGGGTTGCGGATTATCAGGCAACTCGCCGAGCCGCCTGTACCGCTATGGGTCGACCTGCATGACTTCGATGGCGCGGCCCAATTTCATCTGCCATTCCTGAGGGCGGCCTCGGTGGTCTTCATGAACGATGATGCAACCAGCGATCCGTGGGAGCTGATGGCCACCTGCCTGCGCCATGGCCCGGAAATGGCCATTTGCACGCGTGGAGCGCGGGGTGCGGTGGCAATGGATCGTCAGGGGCGGCGCTGGGAAGTGGCTGCGCCAAAGGTCGAGGTGATCGACACCAATGGTGCCGGCGATGCCTTCATGGCCGGTTTTCTCGCGGCTTACCAGCGGGGATCATCGGTGCAAGCGGCTTTGGAGGCAGCTGCCGGAGCGGCGGCTGTGGCGCTATCGAGCCGGCATCTGCATCCAGATCTCGCCCGGTTGCTCTCCTAGTGCCGATGGCGCGTGCCGCGATCGCGAGCGTGATGACCGGAACATTCCAATTTACTTGAAGCCTCAACTAAATTGGCGTATGGTTGGAGGTAACAAGAAGTCCTGATTGGAAAGAAGGCACTGGCCATGACCATGCTCAAAGAAGACAAGCTCGCCGCAGCCACTCATATGAACGCCGTGCAGCTCAAAGTCGGCGACATGAAGGTCATGAGCGAGTACTACCAAAAAGCGCTGGGGCTGACGGTACTGGATGAAACTGCCGACGGCACCCGCTTGGGCCGCGGTGCCCAGGAGCTGGTCAACCTGCAAAATGCCCCGGGCCTTCAGCTTCCTGCGCGCAGCGAAGCGGGGCTGTTCCACACCGCATTGCTCTTCAATAGCCAAGCAGACCTGGCAGCCACCGTGCTCTCGGCCGCGCAATTCGACCAGAGCAAATTTGTCGGCAGTTCAGATCACCTGGTCTCCGAAGCCTTCTACTTCACCGACCCCGAAGGCAACGGCATCGAGCTGTACTTCGACCGGCCGCGCGAGACCTGGACCTGGAACAACGGCGAAGTGCGCATGGACACCATCTACCTGGACCCCAACAACTACCTCAACACCCACCTGAGCGAACAGGCCGTGGCCTCCTTGCAATCGGCGAGCGCCGATATCGGCCACGTCCACCTGCAGGTCGGCGATGTGGCCACCGCGCGCCGGTTCTATGTGGACACCCTGGGTTTTGACGAGACCACCGCGCTGGGCAACCAGGCATTATTCGTCTCCGCTGGCGGCTACCACCACCACATGGCGATGAACGTGTGGAATTCCCGCGGCGCAGGTCCCCGCAAGGACACCTTGGGGCTTGGCGAGGTGCTGATCAACGTGCCTACCGCCGATGAGGTCGGCAAGCTGGCGCAGCGATTGAGTTTCGCTGGCGTCACCCATCATCACACCGGTGCCGAATTGCGCTTCAACGATCCCTGGAACAACCAGCTGCGCGTGGCCGTCGCCTAGCCGCAGACCGCGGGCGACGGATCAGGCGGTGGCTTGCAGGTGTTCGGTGATCACCTCGGCGGTCAAGGGCTTCGTTGCCAGCGGCTGGAAATCGCCATGCTCGCGGCCGCGCAGCACCTGCGCCGCAAAGAGATCCGGGGATCTGACATCGCAGTGCGTCAGATCCTCGGGGGCCAGTTCCCACCAGGCCGAGGCCTGCAGGGCCTGGACCGTTTCCGACGCAAAACGCTCGCGGATCACCCTTGCAGGCAGGCCGCCCACCACGGTATACGGCGCCACATCCTTGGTCACCACCGAATTCGAGGCGATCACCGCACCGTCACCGATGGTGATGCCATGGCCCAGGGTGACCTTCTCGCCGATCCACACGTCGTTGCCGATCGTGATCTTCCCGGGCTTGTAGCCGAACTTCGCCGCATTCAGCGTGACCCCGCGATCTTCGCTATAGGTCTGCGCGAGCAGCTGCTGGTTGTAGAACACCGGGCTGGTCGAGGCCCACTCATGCGGGTGGCGGGCGCCCATCACGCTCATGGACTTGGCGATCGAGGTGAAACGGCCGACGGTTACGGACTTGTGCAGCCTCGAATGCGTATAGGAAAACGCGCCCATCCGCCCCAAAGCCAATCCCGTGGTGCCCCAGAACGTGGTGTAAGGGTGCAACTCCAGGTCCGCCTCGTAGGTCACCAAGGCTTCGGGCTTATAGGATTCACCGGTCTTTTCCATGCTGTCGACGCCGCGGCCGGCCAATAGGATCCGGTACTCGCGCAAAAGCGGCTGCAACTGGGACATCGCGATTTTCATGACTACGAGTCTAAGGCCGCGAACTGAGCGCGCCATGAGCGAGTGCCGAAGGGCAACTGGTGATCTGCCTACCGAGCCCTACTTCTTCTGCTGACCCGTCTGCGGCTTGAAGGACAGGTTGTTGTGCGAGGTGAAGTACGGCAGGGTGCGCGAATTCTTCACGCCCAGGCGCTTGAGCTCCACGCTGCCCCCAAGCTGGCACCGCAGATACACATCACTCGGCGAGCCTTCCCCGGCCGCGGCCTGCAGCATCTGCGCGCTCAGGGAGAACACCAGCAGCCCATCCTGCCGTGCGCTGGAAGCAATCGACTGCAGCTGGGCCTTGGTATCGCGGTCGAGGATGACCAGCTCGATTTCGGCTTGCCGGGGCAGCGGCTCACGGACGCTGACGCCCAGCGCCAGCCCGTCATCTTTAAGGAATTCGAGCGAGGTTATGCGGGCCGAGAAATCCGGCATGTCTTCCCTGGTGCTGTGGGCCTTGAGTGCGGCCGCCTTGTTCCTGGTCTCCAGCCACCGCGCGATCACATCATTGGCGGCATACTCGCGGGCGAACTGCCGGCAGTGCTCGGACATCTTGGCCGCCAGCTGCCCATCGGTGATCAGCTGCTCGACCCGGTCGGCCATCGCCTGCAGATCCCCGGGCTCCACCAAAAAGCCGTTGACCCCGTCACGGATGCTATCGGCCGGGCCGAAATTGATGTCGTAGGACACCGGAATGCAGCCTTGCTGCTGCGCCTCGAGCAAGACCAGGGCCTGCCCCTCGTTGGCGGAGGTGAACAGCTGCGCGGTGCAGCCGGCGAAAAATTCCGGCAGCCGATCGGAATACCCGTGGAAGAGGACCTGGTCGGCCACCCCGAGCTCTTGGCATAGCGCTTCGAGCTTGCCGCGCTGCGCGCCCTGGCCGACCACATGCAGTACCGGGTGATGCCCGCGGCGCACCAGCTCGGCGACCACCTTGATGCTGGCGGCCACATTCTTATTTGCCGTCAGCGATCCGGCCGCGATCAGATGCGTGCTGCGGCGCTGCGGCGGCGGGCCAGGCAGGGTGCCGGACTTGAGCGGATTGGGGATCACGAAACAGCGCTCGGCATCCCCGAAACGCCGCACATAGGCATCACGCTGTGCGGCGGTGAGGAAGACGAACCCATCCCACTGCTGGCGTGCCTGGATGATCG harbors:
- a CDS encoding AMP-binding protein — translated: MSVTDEFRAARDRLLELREDYEAAREEFRWPEFSEFNFGFDWFDQVAKDPQRADTPALIITERDGSSTRHSWAELSQRSTQLARWLSDQGVARGHTIAVMLGNQVELWESMLAGIKLGAILIPCTTQLTPTDLADRIERGHIQWVITNQGEIQKFETVPGDYTLIQIGGSTADGILDFAQSYNAEAEFQLDSPTRADETLLRYFTSGTTSKAKLVEHTHTSYPVGHLSTMFWIGLEPGDVHLNVASPGWAKHAWSNLFAPWIAEATVFLYNYDRFDPIALMNQMDTEKVTSFCAPPTVWRLLIQADLSALKNPPKKLVSAGEPLNAEVIDQVQKSWGQVIRDGFGQTETTVQIANPPGVPITIGAMGREMPGYNIVLRDPATGEVGDLGEICLVTDPRPLGLMKGYFENPEKTAEVFRDGVYHTGDIAERDERAVLTYVGRADDVFKSSDYKISPFELESVLIEHPGVAEAAVVPAPDELRLSVPKAYIVPTTNAQPGPELAESILAHCREHLSAFKRVRRIEFAQLPKTISGKIRRVELRQAEERRFNGGEPAGKEYRDTDFPSLKS
- a CDS encoding glycosyltransferase, which encodes MALSSEHLDAYMVTWKLEREFGGMTTVCTQRAGLFAQRYGRAFVVTFNRAPDQPQIVDELVGKGKLSPDVQVLNLYLDLAQRGLAPQEPVAVKKFDPAITDLVLGETVAYPGAPERPFSQHFTDGQAAGTGQTRFLRKDGSTFLIDTKGFDPQGKKRRCLEVLDTEGAVIARFNTAPALYRYWLSSLADHENSLVVIDSKYTAALLDKWKTTKVPKLYAFHSIHVAKGEPLETGQLSKPHAPIIQARQQWDGFVFLTAAQRDAYVRRFGDAERCFVIPNPLKSGTLPGPPPQRRSTHLIAAGSLTANKNVAASIKVVAELVRRGHHPVLHVVGQGAQRGKLEALCQELGVADQVLFHGYSDRLPEFFAGCTAQLFTSANEGQALVLLEAQQQGCIPVSYDINFGPADSIRDGVNGFLVEPGDLQAMADRVEQLITDGQLAAKMSEHCRQFAREYAANDVIARWLETRNKAAALKAHSTREDMPDFSARITSLEFLKDDGLALGVSVREPLPRQAEIELVILDRDTKAQLQSIASSARQDGLLVFSLSAQMLQAAAGEGSPSDVYLRCQLGGSVELKRLGVKNSRTLPYFTSHNNLSFKPQTGQQKK
- a CDS encoding CaiB/BaiF CoA transferase family protein, translated to MSHQDRAAKAIAPLEGIRVLELGNYIAAPTAGRLLADFGAEVIKVERPKTGDELRNWRLKKGSVSMLYRTINRNKKSVVLDLRSDAGRAAVLDLVRECDVLLENFRPGTLEKWGLGPEELSAANPNLVITRISAFGQTGPLSERPGFAAVAEAFSGFRNLVGDPDRAPVRVGVSIGDSIAGLYAAFGAVMALFERDRKSTGDNPLPLDHRIIDVALHEAMFSMMESLIPDQGAYGESRTRTGGRMEGIAPSNAYLCADGASIVVAGNGDGIYRRYMEAIGRPDLANDENLQSNAQRWEQREMLDQAIGAWSGTLDSADALAVLDAAGVPAGPIYTAEDIVNEPQYQARNMIQNFDVSTGEEVLPGVGFPGIVPVMGTASLPIRNLGPDLGEHTNDVLGTLLGYSPEEIMKAISSETSQA
- a CDS encoding carbohydrate kinase family protein — its product is MTQMPKVLVCGPSSWNQLVELDRLPDPRPQQLSARNDWYTVGGTSAGKALHLSSLGVATTLFTPLANDEPGRLLRQVLGGAGVNLQAISSVSTERHINLMAGGQRVSIYLATPSAVEDADADALCAAIGEADLAVVDLSELGLRIIRQLAEPPVPLWVDLHDFDGAAQFHLPFLRAASVVFMNDDATSDPWELMATCLRHGPEMAICTRGARGAVAMDRQGRRWEVAAPKVEVIDTNGAGDAFMAGFLAAYQRGSSVQAALEAAAGAAAVALSSRHLHPDLARLLS
- a CDS encoding VOC family protein, translating into MTMLKEDKLAAATHMNAVQLKVGDMKVMSEYYQKALGLTVLDETADGTRLGRGAQELVNLQNAPGLQLPARSEAGLFHTALLFNSQADLAATVLSAAQFDQSKFVGSSDHLVSEAFYFTDPEGNGIELYFDRPRETWTWNNGEVRMDTIYLDPNNYLNTHLSEQAVASLQSASADIGHVHLQVGDVATARRFYVDTLGFDETTALGNQALFVSAGGYHHHMAMNVWNSRGAGPRKDTLGLGEVLINVPTADEVGKLAQRLSFAGVTHHHTGAELRFNDPWNNQLRVAVA
- a CDS encoding GntP family permease; the encoded protein is MSDTAILINTAVAVLATVLLIVKFKVNPVIGLILGSLYLGLSTQLGISKTIETITKGFGDIMMEVGLLIAFGVLMGSILNEVGAIRRLVERLLSVFGPKALPYSMAVAMSTVLQSIFVDVLIVISAPLARRMATKIGPMGTARLATAMAISLECGIIFMVPGVGALAVAGVLGVSLGKMLICGLLLVVPTVLLAVLIMSFLFRRGFWKPARDEQNVFEEDDYPQSTPNEPARGSVGIDEGQQPQADPGAVKLAVGPEGKRETSLLLLFAPLLLSLILIAAGAIAEIAKFQNGVLELLGNPVVALLIGLIGTTIVARGAIGQKGVEDAISTGFKESGQILLLTGAGGSLAATVAAAGLGDILGGFFSASAVAPLVVVWVIAAVLHIAVGSVTLSAITAAGMLAPIAPALGLDPVLIALAAGAGSLFMIHVTSNTFWLLQSLLGQTVRGALKSVTVGVSVASVIALGLVLVMSIFI
- a CDS encoding CatB-related O-acetyltransferase; protein product: MSQLQPLLREYRILLAGRGVDSMEKTGESYKPEALVTYEADLELHPYTTFWGTTGLALGRMGAFSYTHSRLHKSVTVGRFTSIAKSMSVMGARHPHEWASTSPVFYNQQLLAQTYSEDRGVTLNAAKFGYKPGKITIGNDVWIGEKVTLGHGITIGDGAVIASNSVVTKDVAPYTVVGGLPARVIRERFASETVQALQASAWWELAPEDLTHCDVRSPDLFAAQVLRGREHGDFQPLATKPLTAEVITEHLQATA